From the Exiguobacterium aurantiacum genome, one window contains:
- a CDS encoding amino acid permease, which yields METSKLKRELSTRQLTMISLGSAIGTGLFLGSGLAIQTAGPSVLVSYAIGAFIVLLLMGCLAEMTVAHPTSGSFGTIAERYVHPLAGFLVRYSYWVANVLAIGVEVSAIAIYMRYWFPDVNGFVWVALFGGLLIYVNARHVHTFGTTEYWLSFIKVTAIILFIVLGAASLFGQPGSPIESITTGDEGFFAFGFYGMWVTIFISLFSFLGTELVAVTAGEAKDPDRAVPKALRATVFRLTFFYLVTIAIMLMLIPWQEAGIDQSPFVLVMQQFDVPGAAGILNFVILIAALSAMNAQLYASTRMMYSLAEAGDAPRIFKKVSGSGIPMSALLVSTGGIILAALLQVFMETSYPFLMGISMFGAIFTWFMVFVSHLFFRKKWTGRKLPVRMIGYPFLPLLGALLLLSLMITTWFTDFNILLKFGIPWLVGLTIIYLVRERFRKANAQSDDIEQAN from the coding sequence TTGGAAACTAGCAAATTAAAACGTGAACTGTCCACGCGACAGTTGACGATGATTTCGCTCGGTAGTGCCATCGGGACGGGCCTCTTCCTCGGAAGCGGGCTCGCCATTCAAACGGCAGGACCGAGCGTGCTCGTCAGTTACGCCATCGGGGCGTTCATCGTCCTCTTACTGATGGGCTGTCTCGCCGAAATGACGGTCGCCCATCCGACCTCTGGCTCGTTCGGCACGATCGCCGAACGGTATGTCCATCCGCTCGCCGGTTTTTTGGTCCGCTACTCGTACTGGGTCGCTAACGTCCTCGCCATCGGCGTCGAAGTGAGCGCGATCGCCATCTATATGCGGTACTGGTTCCCTGATGTGAACGGATTCGTCTGGGTCGCCCTCTTCGGCGGTTTGCTTATTTATGTGAACGCCCGGCACGTCCATACGTTCGGGACGACCGAATACTGGTTATCGTTTATCAAAGTGACTGCCATCATTCTCTTTATCGTCCTCGGGGCCGCCTCGCTGTTCGGTCAACCCGGTTCACCAATCGAATCGATCACGACCGGTGACGAAGGTTTCTTCGCCTTCGGGTTTTATGGGATGTGGGTGACGATTTTCATCTCCCTCTTCAGTTTCCTCGGGACCGAGCTCGTCGCCGTCACGGCCGGCGAAGCGAAAGACCCGGACCGCGCCGTACCGAAAGCGTTGCGTGCGACCGTATTCCGGTTGACGTTCTTTTATCTCGTCACAATCGCCATCATGCTTATGCTCATCCCATGGCAGGAAGCGGGCATCGATCAAAGCCCCTTCGTTCTCGTCATGCAACAATTCGACGTGCCTGGCGCAGCCGGCATTTTAAACTTTGTCATCTTGATCGCCGCCTTGTCGGCGATGAACGCCCAACTCTACGCATCGACGCGGATGATGTATTCCCTCGCCGAAGCCGGCGATGCTCCGCGTATCTTTAAAAAGGTCAGCGGTAGCGGGATTCCAATGTCCGCATTGCTCGTCTCGACAGGCGGAATCATTCTCGCGGCGCTGCTTCAAGTGTTCATGGAAACATCGTATCCGTTCCTCATGGGGATTTCGATGTTCGGAGCCATCTTCACATGGTTCATGGTGTTCGTCTCGCATTTGTTCTTCCGCAAAAAATGGACAGGGCGCAAATTGCCGGTCCGCATGATCGGTTATCCGTTCCTACCGTTACTCGGTGCCTTGCTGTTGCTCAGTCTGATGATCACGACATGGTTCACCGATTTCAACATTTTGCTCAAGTTCGGGATTCCATGGTTGGTCGGATTGACCATCATCTATCTCGTCCGCGAGCGCTTCCGTAAAGCAAACGCTCAATCGGACGACATCGAACAAGCCAACTGA
- a CDS encoding trimeric intracellular cation channel family protein, giving the protein MFMEWELLNVVGTIAFAASGAIIAMDEKYDIFGVWLLAFTTAFGGGAIRNVLLGNPVSLIWQQNDLFILCFLVALLIFLLPNVVLPHWERWGVIVDAIGLVAFAFQGAQVAIKLDLPLSAAIAAAVLTGVGGGVVRDLLAGRKPLVLQSEVYAMWAIIIAVVTYYFRLEGGLPVYTLLIVVAALRVISYYRKWNLPARKVR; this is encoded by the coding sequence ATGTTTATGGAGTGGGAATTACTCAACGTCGTCGGAACGATTGCGTTCGCGGCGAGCGGTGCCATCATCGCGATGGACGAGAAATATGATATTTTTGGGGTGTGGTTGCTCGCTTTCACGACAGCTTTCGGTGGCGGGGCCATCCGAAACGTCTTGCTCGGAAACCCCGTCAGCTTGATTTGGCAACAAAACGACCTCTTCATCCTTTGTTTTCTTGTCGCGTTGCTCATCTTCCTGCTGCCGAACGTCGTCTTGCCTCATTGGGAGCGCTGGGGCGTCATCGTGGACGCCATCGGGCTCGTCGCTTTTGCGTTTCAAGGCGCACAAGTCGCCATCAAGCTGGATTTACCGTTATCGGCGGCCATCGCTGCGGCGGTGCTGACAGGTGTCGGCGGTGGGGTCGTCCGTGATTTATTGGCCGGTCGGAAACCGCTTGTCCTCCAGTCGGAAGTGTATGCGATGTGGGCGATCATCATCGCGGTCGTCACGTATTATTTCCGGCTGGAAGGTGGACTTCCCGTCTACACGTTACTCATTGTCGTTGCGGCGCTTCGAGTGATATCCTACTATCGAAAGTGGAATTTACCTGCACGGAAAGTGCGATAA
- a CDS encoding phosphoribosylanthranilate isomerase translates to MFVKICGLTTEASVVTAVEAGADAIGFVFADSPRQVDIETAQRLRQLIPDGVRVVGVFLDPTVKEVEAAVACGLTDIQLHRRTRPLEAFRQFGLPLIEADRLSEADVILLDAPTPGSGQTLDWGTLERPERTFWLAGGLTVDNVGAAIRAMRPDGVDVSSGVETNKQKDHDKIRAFIRRAKEETPCIHNQ, encoded by the coding sequence ATGTTCGTTAAAATATGTGGACTGACGACTGAGGCCAGTGTCGTCACAGCGGTAGAGGCGGGAGCGGATGCCATCGGGTTCGTGTTTGCGGACAGTCCGCGACAGGTCGATATCGAAACGGCGCAACGATTGCGACAGTTGATTCCTGACGGGGTTCGGGTCGTCGGCGTGTTTCTCGACCCGACAGTCAAAGAAGTCGAAGCTGCCGTCGCTTGCGGCTTGACCGACATTCAATTGCACCGTCGGACGCGCCCGCTTGAAGCGTTCCGTCAGTTCGGGCTTCCGCTCATCGAAGCGGATCGCCTGTCAGAGGCTGATGTTATCTTACTCGACGCCCCGACACCGGGCAGTGGTCAGACGCTCGATTGGGGAACGCTTGAGCGGCCGGAGCGAACGTTCTGGCTCGCCGGTGGATTGACCGTCGACAATGTCGGCGCGGCGATTCGCGCCATGCGACCGGACGGCGTCGACGTCTCGAGCGGTGTGGAAACAAATAAACAGAAGGATCATGATAAAATTCGCGCGTTCATCCGACGCGCCAAGGAGGAAACACCATGTATACACAACCAGTGA
- the trpD gene encoding anthranilate phosphoribosyltransferase produces MLTRLLTNPLTTNEMKLAAAELFQADEAQIAEVLLAMKARGETAEEMAGLADYIREAATFPETSLPVLDVCGTGGDGANTFNISSTVAFVLAGLNIPVAKHGNRSVSSRSGSADVLESLNIPIVQSHEAMLADLERTNLSFLFAQHIHPVMKHVMPVRKRLATATIFNQIGPLTNPLKPKRQLIGVYHPSLIEKMATAMRHLGVERGMVVHGAGGLDEASLAGRNDVLFFNGDKVARYTVDPRDVGLMRAPLSALQGGTPAENAATLLAVLNGEKGPARDVVLLNAALALCTYGSVQRLRDGVALAAASIDEGNAIRVLKQLQRTEVGA; encoded by the coding sequence ATGTTAACACGACTATTGACGAACCCATTGACGACGAACGAAATGAAACTGGCGGCGGCCGAGCTGTTCCAAGCTGACGAAGCGCAAATCGCCGAGGTGTTACTCGCCATGAAAGCGCGTGGTGAGACGGCCGAGGAGATGGCTGGACTCGCTGATTACATCCGTGAGGCGGCAACGTTCCCCGAGACGTCGCTTCCTGTGCTCGACGTCTGTGGCACGGGCGGGGACGGGGCGAACACGTTCAACATCAGCTCGACGGTCGCGTTCGTCTTGGCGGGGCTCAACATCCCGGTCGCCAAACATGGGAATCGCAGCGTGTCGAGCCGATCCGGCAGTGCCGACGTCCTCGAGTCATTGAATATCCCCATCGTCCAAAGTCATGAGGCGATGCTCGCCGACCTCGAGCGGACGAACTTGAGCTTCTTGTTTGCCCAACATATCCATCCGGTCATGAAACATGTCATGCCGGTCCGGAAACGACTGGCGACGGCGACCATCTTCAATCAAATCGGTCCGTTGACGAACCCGCTCAAACCGAAACGCCAATTGATTGGCGTGTACCATCCATCGCTCATCGAGAAGATGGCGACGGCGATGCGCCATCTCGGCGTCGAGCGCGGCATGGTCGTCCATGGGGCAGGGGGCCTCGATGAAGCGAGTCTCGCCGGCAGAAACGATGTCTTGTTCTTCAATGGCGACAAAGTGGCCCGCTACACCGTCGACCCGCGCGATGTCGGATTGATGCGAGCGCCACTTTCGGCTCTCCAAGGCGGGACACCAGCTGAGAACGCTGCGACGCTCCTAGCCGTCTTGAACGGAGAGAAGGGACCGGCACGGGATGTCGTCTTATTGAACGCCGCGCTCGCCCTTTGTACGTACGGAAGCGTCCAGAGGCTTCGCGACGGGGTCGCCTTAGCTGCAGCGAGCATCGATGAAGGAAACGCCATCCGCGTGCTCAAACAATTACAACGAACGGAGGTTGGAGCATGA
- a CDS encoding DUF423 domain-containing protein: MKLLLIIGAALMALGVALGAFGAHALKERLTPNMLANWQTGVLYHMIHAIGIIALASILMKVSISQFNTAGWLMFAGILFFSGSLYVMALTGITKLGAVTPIGGVLFIAAWMFVIIGALKL, from the coding sequence ATGAAACTATTGCTTATCATTGGCGCTGCCTTAATGGCGCTTGGCGTCGCCCTAGGCGCTTTCGGGGCCCATGCCTTGAAAGAACGTCTGACACCGAACATGCTTGCCAACTGGCAGACGGGCGTGCTCTATCATATGATTCACGCCATCGGGATTATCGCCTTAGCGAGCATTTTGATGAAAGTGAGCATCAGCCAGTTCAACACGGCAGGCTGGCTCATGTTTGCCGGAATTCTCTTTTTCTCAGGCAGCCTATACGTCATGGCGTTGACCGGAATCACGAAGCTCGGGGCGGTCACGCCGATTGGTGGCGTCTTGTTTATCGCAGCTTGGATGTTCGTCATCATCGGCGCGCTCAAACTGTAA
- a CDS encoding GNAT family N-acetyltransferase yields the protein MLEFRRATPGDAEAIHRLNYETFVEEIPQHHSNAERRLVDRFHDTNTYWIGLADGQLVAMCAIRDEHPFSLEQKGVTLPPGEWIEVRLLAVTPAYRNTRTFAGLMRAMLMEATERGVEGIVISGTIREQKLYRRFGFTPFAEAVGTAEALYVPMQLTRSGFMQSETARILRPKLLLAGPVELSSQVRSTLAVQPLSHRSAEASRLLHSVQSKLSDLVKLPHVYTLLGSGTIANDAVAAQLIGRGVIIDTGEFGHRLIDHAERAGLEFDVVPLSGGRRLDLEQIEQHEPDWIWTVHCETSTGRMVDLEALRHYTRKYGTMIAIDAISAVGTKLTDYSFAHFVTFVSGKALRNAPGLAFVAMKHRAVPNPSIPRYLDLAGYDPIAFTQSVPLIQAMDIALTELTDVEIATHQSKLDVFVNELLRRGVPLEIGDDQAPGIFSITLPENLSSLELGLQLTFHGYQVQYESSYLRRANCLQVSTMGWTTERDMQQVATYIGTWLQKKTATRESDGVRHGNLGGPNDESFDRGVLN from the coding sequence GTGCTTGAATTTCGAAGAGCGACGCCGGGGGATGCGGAAGCGATTCATCGATTGAACTATGAGACGTTTGTCGAAGAAATCCCGCAACACCATTCGAATGCGGAGCGACGACTCGTCGATCGCTTCCATGATACGAATACATACTGGATTGGATTGGCGGACGGACAGCTTGTCGCGATGTGTGCCATCCGCGACGAGCACCCGTTCTCACTTGAACAAAAAGGTGTGACGCTACCGCCGGGAGAATGGATTGAAGTGCGGCTACTGGCTGTGACGCCCGCCTATCGGAACACGAGGACATTTGCCGGACTCATGCGAGCGATGCTTATGGAGGCAACAGAACGAGGCGTGGAAGGGATTGTCATCAGTGGGACCATACGCGAACAGAAGCTGTATCGACGCTTCGGATTTACCCCGTTCGCAGAAGCGGTTGGGACGGCGGAGGCGTTATACGTGCCGATGCAGTTGACTCGATCTGGATTTATGCAGTCAGAGACCGCTCGAATATTGCGTCCGAAGCTACTCCTCGCCGGTCCCGTCGAGCTGTCATCCCAAGTGCGGTCTACTTTGGCCGTGCAGCCGTTATCGCACCGGTCCGCCGAAGCCAGCCGTTTGCTCCATTCTGTCCAATCGAAGTTGAGCGACCTCGTCAAGTTGCCCCATGTCTACACGTTACTCGGCAGCGGGACGATCGCGAACGACGCTGTCGCCGCCCAGTTGATCGGACGTGGCGTGATCATCGACACTGGGGAGTTTGGGCACCGCCTGATCGACCATGCCGAGCGGGCTGGTCTTGAATTTGATGTCGTCCCGCTTTCGGGCGGACGTCGTCTCGACCTGGAGCAAATCGAACAACACGAACCGGATTGGATTTGGACGGTCCATTGCGAGACATCGACGGGGAGAATGGTCGACCTTGAAGCGTTGCGTCACTATACACGCAAGTATGGAACGATGATCGCGATTGATGCAATCAGTGCAGTCGGTACGAAACTGACCGACTATTCGTTCGCGCACTTTGTGACATTCGTTTCTGGGAAGGCGCTACGCAATGCACCAGGGTTGGCGTTTGTCGCGATGAAACATCGAGCCGTTCCGAACCCATCGATTCCGCGCTATTTGGACTTGGCTGGCTATGACCCGATCGCCTTCACGCAATCGGTCCCGCTCATTCAAGCGATGGACATCGCGTTGACCGAACTGACAGACGTGGAGATTGCGACACATCAATCAAAACTCGATGTGTTCGTGAATGAACTTCTGCGTCGGGGCGTACCGCTTGAGATTGGAGACGACCAAGCGCCCGGCATTTTTTCAATCACGCTCCCGGAGAACCTTTCCTCGCTTGAACTAGGACTTCAGTTGACGTTCCATGGCTATCAAGTGCAATATGAGAGCTCTTATTTACGGCGTGCGAACTGTCTCCAAGTCTCGACGATGGGATGGACGACCGAACGGGATATGCAACAAGTCGCCACCTATATCGGGACATGGCTCCAGAAAAAAACCGCCACTCGAGAGAGTGACGGGGTCAGACACGGAAATCTTGGCGGGCCAAATGACGAATCTTTCGACCGAGGCGTCTTGAATTGA
- a CDS encoding ABC1 kinase family protein, which translates to MKRIALFRIWIIVTMFARFIIKIYAFSRKQQQGLASTEEYEALMLNLAREYKRNALRLEGLLIKLGQFLSIRADLLPPSVLNELSELVDRVPTSGWDKSRAILEAEWGVPYTQVVKDVGIDAVASASIGEVYGATLLETGKRVALKIQRPDIEKIIRTDFKAMRIVTTMLKRTSLAKSTDLDSLYRQMIFVIGDELNFQTELKNAHYFKAKYADNPDVYIPDYYDHLCTNRVLTMDWVDARRITDLAFLKENNIDRSALAERLFTMAAEQLLFGGQFHADPHPGNVQIRADGTIILLDFGMVGSSTAQDMATIRKILQAFISLDYDGVVDGLEDLRFLLPTANKHNIRQALEKAVTFYLETDIDTVDTKLIEKVLQDIQLLVKNEPIQLPAEFAFFGRAASTLLGILQILDPKIDLFTLGKPIVIQWLESDGTTIQNRYVMTALNYGKKLLNVPPLLDNYLKEPTRKRLSEQAMFQRDLESKELLHRQTFNSGVIILGLLVGLFGYVRPDEWLFWSGGVVAVVAYFNSRRLGRKIRHLARQDFRV; encoded by the coding sequence ATGAAACGAATCGCCTTGTTCCGCATATGGATTATCGTCACGATGTTCGCCCGATTCATCATTAAAATTTATGCATTCTCCCGCAAACAGCAGCAAGGTCTCGCGTCGACCGAAGAGTATGAGGCGCTCATGTTGAACCTCGCCCGCGAGTATAAGCGAAACGCACTCCGGCTCGAAGGACTGCTGATCAAGCTTGGACAATTTCTATCGATTCGGGCCGACTTGTTGCCTCCGTCCGTATTGAACGAGTTATCTGAGCTCGTCGACCGCGTCCCGACTTCAGGCTGGGACAAATCCCGCGCCATCCTCGAAGCAGAATGGGGCGTCCCCTACACCCAAGTCGTGAAAGACGTCGGCATCGACGCCGTCGCCTCTGCTTCGATCGGGGAAGTGTACGGCGCCACACTCCTGGAAACCGGGAAGCGTGTCGCCCTAAAAATCCAGCGTCCGGATATAGAAAAAATCATTCGGACCGACTTTAAAGCGATGCGAATCGTCACGACGATGCTCAAACGGACCTCGCTGGCAAAATCGACCGACTTAGATAGCTTATATCGCCAAATGATTTTTGTCATCGGGGACGAGTTAAATTTCCAAACCGAATTGAAGAACGCCCATTATTTCAAAGCGAAATACGCTGACAACCCCGATGTGTACATTCCGGACTATTACGACCATCTGTGCACGAACCGGGTGTTGACGATGGATTGGGTCGATGCCCGCCGCATCACCGATCTCGCCTTCTTAAAAGAAAACAACATCGACCGCTCCGCGCTTGCCGAACGCTTGTTCACGATGGCAGCCGAGCAACTGCTGTTCGGCGGACAATTCCACGCCGACCCCCACCCCGGAAATGTCCAAATCCGGGCCGACGGGACGATCATCCTGCTCGATTTCGGGATGGTCGGGTCATCGACTGCCCAGGACATGGCGACGATTCGGAAAATCTTGCAGGCGTTCATCTCGCTCGATTATGACGGAGTCGTCGACGGACTTGAAGATTTGCGTTTCTTGTTGCCGACGGCGAACAAACATAATATTCGCCAAGCGCTCGAGAAGGCGGTCACGTTCTACTTAGAGACCGATATCGATACGGTCGATACGAAGTTGATTGAGAAAGTGCTACAAGACATCCAACTGCTCGTAAAGAACGAGCCGATCCAATTACCGGCCGAGTTCGCCTTCTTCGGTCGGGCCGCTTCGACGCTGCTCGGGATTCTGCAAATCCTCGACCCGAAAATCGATTTGTTCACGCTCGGTAAACCGATCGTCATCCAATGGCTCGAGTCAGATGGGACGACGATTCAGAACCGTTATGTCATGACGGCGCTCAACTACGGGAAGAAGTTACTGAACGTCCCGCCGTTGCTCGATAACTACTTGAAAGAACCGACCCGGAAGCGACTGTCCGAGCAGGCGATGTTCCAACGCGACCTCGAGTCCAAGGAACTGCTCCACCGCCAGACGTTCAACTCAGGTGTCATCATCCTTGGACTGCTCGTCGGCCTGTTCGGCTATGTCCGACCTGACGAGTGGCTGTTTTGGTCAGGTGGCGTCGTCGCCGTCGTCGCCTACTTCAATTCAAGACGCCTCGGTCGAAAGATTCGTCATTTGGCCCGCCAAGATTTCCGTGTCTGA
- a CDS encoding murein hydrolase activator EnvC family protein, with protein sequence MSPLINWKRTVSTLTLSALLLGTHSVADASTSIKEKQEQQKKVQEKRNNVKQNQSNTSSKIKQNKNEISKVQTEVNKMDAQLQDIINDVAAKRQEIKRTELKIEDLEKDIKGYEKKMKAQEEMMKERMAAMQTNGGGSINWAEFIFGSKNFSDLITRMITAGTIQRSDQELFEDYEATRQSLQEAQASLKEERASLLTQQKALEVRQAQLEKKMKEREARIKELEDKNIEFESQIFDLQEIEATLIAQEEAIAAEIEAQRREEEEARRRAEEAARQEAARKAEEARQAEAAQAAAAARQAEAERAAAAKAEAERAAAQKQQNNNNNTQSSASSNQTAQNNTPAPKPAAPAPKPAPAPKPAPAPAPKPAPTAPTTSTPAPSGAMFIQPAAGRYTQGFGPASGQFGYTFHNGVDIAGPVGTPIRASATGTVIRAGWGGAYGNHVMIAHVINGQVWTTVYAHLNSVSVSAGQRVTQGSNIGGLGNTGNSSGPHLHFEIHKGSYSYSSSSAGSTVNPRQFF encoded by the coding sequence ATGTCCCCATTGATCAATTGGAAACGCACCGTCTCGACACTTACGCTTAGCGCGCTTCTTCTTGGGACGCACTCGGTGGCTGATGCCTCGACGTCAATCAAGGAGAAACAAGAACAGCAGAAAAAAGTGCAAGAGAAACGAAATAACGTCAAACAAAACCAATCGAACACGTCTTCGAAAATCAAGCAAAACAAAAATGAAATCTCGAAAGTTCAAACTGAAGTCAACAAGATGGACGCCCAGCTTCAAGACATCATTAACGATGTCGCGGCAAAACGCCAAGAAATCAAGCGCACCGAGTTGAAGATTGAAGACCTCGAGAAAGATATTAAAGGTTACGAGAAAAAGATGAAGGCTCAAGAAGAAATGATGAAAGAGCGCATGGCCGCGATGCAAACGAACGGCGGCGGCTCGATCAACTGGGCTGAATTCATCTTCGGATCGAAAAACTTCTCGGATTTGATCACGCGCATGATCACGGCCGGAACGATTCAACGGAGCGACCAAGAGTTGTTCGAAGACTACGAAGCGACGCGTCAATCGTTACAAGAAGCGCAAGCGTCACTGAAAGAAGAGCGGGCCTCGCTCTTAACGCAACAAAAGGCGCTTGAAGTGCGCCAAGCTCAACTCGAGAAGAAGATGAAAGAGCGCGAAGCTCGCATCAAAGAGCTCGAGGATAAGAATATCGAATTCGAATCGCAAATCTTCGACCTTCAAGAAATCGAAGCGACGTTAATCGCCCAAGAAGAAGCGATTGCGGCTGAGATTGAAGCCCAGCGTCGCGAGGAAGAAGAAGCACGTCGTCGCGCTGAAGAGGCGGCTCGTCAAGAAGCAGCACGTAAGGCTGAAGAAGCTCGTCAAGCGGAAGCGGCCCAAGCGGCAGCAGCGGCCCGTCAAGCAGAAGCAGAACGTGCGGCAGCGGCTAAAGCCGAGGCAGAACGAGCAGCAGCTCAGAAACAGCAGAACAATAACAATAATACCCAGTCATCTGCGTCTTCAAACCAGACGGCTCAAAATAATACACCAGCTCCAAAACCGGCTGCACCAGCACCTAAACCAGCACCGGCACCTAAACCAGCGCCAGCACCAGCGCCTAAACCGGCACCGACGGCACCGACAACTTCGACGCCAGCACCATCGGGCGCGATGTTCATTCAACCGGCGGCAGGACGTTATACGCAAGGTTTTGGACCGGCAAGCGGTCAATTCGGCTACACGTTCCATAACGGTGTCGACATCGCCGGACCTGTCGGGACGCCAATCCGTGCCTCGGCAACCGGAACGGTCATCCGTGCCGGCTGGGGTGGCGCTTACGGGAATCACGTCATGATCGCCCACGTCATCAACGGACAAGTATGGACAACGGTCTATGCCCACTTAAACTCGGTCTCGGTCAGTGCCGGCCAACGTGTGACGCAAGGGTCGAACATCGGTGGACTCGGGAACACGGGTAACTCTTCAGGCCCGCACCTTCACTTCGAGATCCACAAAGGCAGCTACTCGTACTCGTCATCGAGCGCGGGCAGCACGGTCAACCCACGTCAGTTCTTCTGA
- the trpB gene encoding tryptophan synthase subunit beta, with protein sequence MYTQPVNGKFGPYGGKYIPETLMQAVEELEVAYEEAKQDLEFQERFNDLLSEYVGRETPLYYAENMSRRLGTNVYLKREDLNHTGAHKINNTIGQALLAKRMGKRKVVAETGAGQHGVATATVCALLNLECTIFMGEVDVERQELNVFRMELLGATVVPVKSGSRTLKDAVNEALRYWVKHVDDTHYVMGSVLGPHPFPTMVRDFQSVIGTETRRQVLEKTGRLPDAVVACVGGGSNAMGMFYPFLNDETVALYGVEAAGGGVDTDKHAATLTKGEVGVLHGSLMYVLQDAAGQIQEAHSISAGLDYPGVGPEHSFLKDIERVRYAAVTDEDALAACMTLSRQEGIIPALESSHALAYAETLAQTMDADEVLVICLSGRGDKDVHTIRERVTQ encoded by the coding sequence ATGTATACACAACCAGTGAACGGAAAGTTTGGCCCATACGGTGGGAAATATATCCCTGAGACGCTCATGCAAGCGGTCGAAGAGCTCGAAGTGGCTTACGAGGAAGCGAAACAAGACCTTGAGTTCCAAGAACGGTTCAATGATCTTCTCAGCGAGTATGTCGGTCGTGAGACGCCGCTCTATTATGCGGAGAACATGAGCCGCCGCCTCGGAACGAACGTCTATTTGAAACGAGAAGACTTGAATCATACCGGTGCCCACAAAATCAACAATACGATTGGCCAGGCGCTTCTCGCCAAACGAATGGGCAAACGAAAAGTTGTCGCCGAAACAGGGGCTGGACAGCACGGTGTTGCCACGGCGACGGTGTGCGCACTCCTCAATCTCGAGTGCACCATTTTCATGGGTGAGGTCGACGTCGAGCGTCAAGAATTGAACGTGTTTCGGATGGAACTGCTCGGTGCGACCGTCGTTCCCGTCAAGTCGGGGAGCCGGACATTGAAAGATGCCGTCAACGAGGCGCTCCGTTACTGGGTGAAACACGTCGATGACACGCATTACGTGATGGGATCGGTGCTCGGACCGCACCCGTTCCCGACGATGGTACGCGATTTCCAAAGCGTCATCGGGACAGAGACGCGCCGCCAAGTGCTCGAGAAGACAGGTCGTCTGCCTGACGCGGTCGTCGCCTGTGTCGGTGGCGGTAGCAATGCAATGGGCATGTTCTACCCGTTCTTGAATGACGAAACGGTCGCCTTATACGGTGTCGAGGCGGCAGGAGGCGGTGTTGATACGGACAAGCATGCGGCGACGCTCACGAAAGGCGAGGTCGGGGTGCTCCACGGTTCGCTCATGTATGTTTTGCAAGACGCGGCCGGACAAATCCAGGAAGCGCACTCGATTTCGGCCGGGCTCGATTATCCAGGCGTCGGACCAGAGCACAGCTTCTTAAAAGATATCGAACGGGTCCGCTACGCGGCGGTCACGGACGAGGACGCACTCGCGGCCTGCATGACACTTAGTCGCCAAGAAGGCATCATTCCGGCGCTTGAGTCATCGCACGCGCTCGCCTATGCGGAAACGCTCGCCCAAACAATGGACGCGGACGAAGTGCTCGTCATCTGTCTATCTGGCCGCGGGGATAAGGATGTTCATACGATTCGAGAAAGGGTGACCCAATGA
- the trpC gene encoding indole-3-glycerol phosphate synthase TrpC, whose product MSYLTKIIGTKIEEVNQLEEIEVTRTAPISLPRLMEEGFHVIAEIKRASPSKGLIRGEVDVASRARTYERAGATMISVLTDATYFQGSFDDLRAVAAAVDIPVLCKDFIIDERQLDRAKAAGASAALLIVAALHPSRLHALKTYAQSIGLDVLVEVHDEDELKTALELGDVLIGINNRNLKTFEVSLDTSVDLMTKYPDVAFVSESGVSTGAAARRLQTAGARAILVGEALMRQDDPTALIEELTSCSLKYVD is encoded by the coding sequence ATGAGCTACTTGACGAAAATCATCGGCACGAAAATCGAAGAGGTCAATCAACTAGAAGAGATCGAGGTGACAAGAACAGCACCCATCTCATTACCACGTTTAATGGAGGAAGGGTTTCATGTCATCGCCGAGATTAAACGGGCCTCCCCATCCAAAGGGTTGATTCGCGGCGAAGTGGACGTCGCGAGCCGGGCCCGGACGTATGAGCGGGCAGGAGCGACAATGATTTCCGTATTGACGGACGCGACGTATTTTCAAGGCTCGTTCGACGACTTGCGCGCCGTCGCGGCCGCCGTCGATATCCCGGTCCTTTGTAAAGATTTCATCATCGACGAACGACAACTCGACCGGGCCAAGGCGGCCGGGGCGAGTGCGGCACTGTTGATCGTCGCGGCGCTTCATCCGAGCCGGCTACACGCCTTGAAGACGTATGCCCAATCAATCGGTCTCGACGTCCTTGTCGAAGTGCACGACGAGGACGAGCTCAAGACGGCACTCGAACTCGGAGACGTCTTGATCGGCATCAATAATCGTAACTTGAAGACGTTCGAGGTCTCGCTCGATACATCGGTCGACTTGATGACGAAATATCCCGACGTCGCGTTCGTCAGCGAGAGCGGTGTCAGCACAGGAGCGGCGGCCCGTCGGCTACAGACAGCCGGGGCTCGAGCGATTCTCGTCGGGGAGGCGCTCATGCGACAGGACGACCCGACAGCCTTGATCGAGGAGTTGACATCATGTTCGTTAAAATATGTGGACTGA